Proteins from a genomic interval of Debaryomyces hansenii CBS767 chromosome E complete sequence:
- a CDS encoding DEHA2E16698p (similar to uniprot|Q02884 Saccharomyces cerevisiae YPL101W ELP4 Elongator protein): MSFRKRSEVIGTPSVPGRIPVNTRPINPVPGRGPQGPSAGASGRIPPAGGRIPPSNRTASPQAKEKEDIASIMTNPSVRPSSITSQPTVSTGGSDLDKILLHQGIPLGTSLVIEESGSTDFASVILRSFSSQGVIHNRIDKDQLYSHVIVVGLSSQWAGELPGLYKGSSKEQKKAKILENESKVSVSNLATNGGARNEKDMKIAWRYGLNKKPETQDTNNQTTYEFYNNQFDITQKLVPGPSNQDISFVPLSTDYNQIIQQILLIISNQLRSNPTKIIRLVIPNMLNPSIYNPLCSTPTFILPFVHSLRSILRKYSNNLVLICSLPLDLYPRDTHLTSMIESIMDSVIHLQPFNQEMTSLIEKAYKNEPSKIQQGLVNIIKLPVLSERGLMMIHDGEYAFKNGRKKFEIEEWGIPVEDDSKDDANAQTTKNIEF; this comes from the coding sequence ATGTCGTTTAGGAAGAGAAGTGAAGTTATCGGCACGCCCTCCGTTCCTGGTAGGATTCCTGTGAATACACGTCCAATAAACCCTGTTCCAGGAAGAGGTCCCCAAGGTCCTAGTGCTGGAGCGAGTGGTAGGATTCCTCCAGCTGGTGGCAGGATTCCCCCTTCAAATAGAACAGCATCACCCCAGGcgaaagaaaaagaagatattgCTTCAATAATGACAAATCCAAGTGTTCGGCCGTCATCGATAACCTCGCAACCAACAGTTTCAACAGGTGGATCCGATTTggataaaattttattgcaCCAAGGTATACCCTTAGGTACCTCGTTAGTTATAGAAGAATCGGGATCCACTGACTTTGCTTCGGTAATTCTAAGATCTTTTTCATCGCAGGGAGTTATACATAATagaattgataaagatcAATTGTATTCGCATGTCATTGTTGTGGGTTTATCATCCCAGTGGGCCGGTGAATTGCCTGGTTTATACAAAGGTTCGTCAAAAGAACAGAAGAAAGCTAAGATCTTAGAAAACGAGTCGAAAGTCAGTGTGAGCAATTTGGCTACAAACGGTGGAGCTAGAAACGAGAAGGATATGAAGATCGCCTGGAGGTATGGCTTGAATAAGAAACCAGAAACCCAAGATACCAATAATCAAACCACTTatgaattttataataaCCAATTTGACATCACCCAAAAGTTAGTACCAGGTCCAAGCAATCAAGACATTTCCTTTGTTCCATTATCCACTGATTATaaccaaataattcaacaaattttgTTAATCATTTCAAACCAACTCAGATCGAATCCTACTAAAATCATTAGGCTTGTCATCCCTAATATGTTGAATCCATCCATTTATAATCCATTATGCTCGACTCCGACATTCATTCTTCCTTTTGTTCATTCCTTACGTTCAATTTTGCgtaaatattcaaataatttagtTTTGATTTGTTCTTTACCGCTAGACTTGTATCCAAGAGATACACATCTTACATCAATGATTGAGAGCATTATGGATTCTGTTATCCATTTACAACCTTTCAATCAAGAAATGACTCTGTTAATCGAGAAAGCTTACAAGAATGAACCTTCTAAGATTCAGCAAGGTTTAgttaatattataaaattgcCTGTTTTATCTGAAAGGGGTTTAATGATGATTCATGATGGAGAATATGCATTCAAGAATGGTAGGAAGAAGTTTGAGATTGAAGAATGGGGTATTCCTGTCGAAGATGATTCGAAAGATGATGCTAATGCTCAAACTACAAAAAATATCGAATTTTAG
- a CDS encoding DEHA2E16786p (similar to CA2175|IPF8892 Candida albicans IPF8892 unknown function): MFKLVHRYGIANKRFLNINKVYTKNVHKGTNEIQNQIRKKPTFRDLVKAPIFKSIFLTIVFGTAIVGLIDSRRELETLEQTYNSKFVILEEIIAKLEKGENVDIHRELKLVNKLTKNKYNTVTDIELDEQIDEILKMAESDGDEIRKESTEPETQKYDKSQIETNKFL; the protein is encoded by the coding sequence ATGTTCAAATTAGTACATAGATACGGTATTGCTAATAAGCGCTTCCTTAACATAAATAAGGTATACACTAAAAATGTACATAAAGGTACAAATGAAATTCAGAATCAAATAAGAAAGAAGCCTACATTTAGGGATCTCGTGAAAGCGCCTATCTTTAAATCTATTTTTCTAACGATTGTGTTTGGTACAGCTATAGTTGGGCTAATAGATAGTCGTAGAGAATTAGAAACGTTGGAGCAAACttacaattcaaaatttgttattttgGAGGAAATAATTGCTAAATTAGAAAAAGGTGAAAATGTTGATATCCATCgtgaattgaaattggtaaataaattaaccaaaaataaatacaatacTGTTACAGATATTGAGTTAGATGAACAGAtagatgaaattttaaaaatggCTGAAAGTGATGGTGATGAAATACGAAAGGAATCTACGGAGCCAGAAACACAGAAATATGATAAATCACAAATTGAGACAAACAAGTTCTTGTAG
- a CDS encoding DEHA2E16676p (highly similar to uniprot|Q12116 Saccharomyces cerevisiae YDR105C), with protein sequence MGAAISLPLIPITSLASCCGAATCSALCTSIGGTFQSSILTRITYAFILLLNSLFSWIALSPFIVHKLEKASFGFINNKCGPDGSECISFTSVYRINFALGIFHLILAGLLVNVKSTSNPRAVIQNGCWKMKIFAWLSLITVNFLLIPDNFFIFYGNNIAIIFSTIFLGIGLILLVDFAHAWAETCLEKIEMEDLTGEGEYNAGFWKKLLIGGTLTMYISSIVLTIIMYWFFAGSGCNMNRTAITLNVVFGIIISIMSVNQTIQESNPHAGLAQSSMVVIYCTYLVMSAVSSEPDDKYCNPLIRSKGTRTASVVLGAFFTFIAVAYTTTRAAANSAFIDLDTAIDSSDGYISSQPNVRNEMRYQAIKQAVDEGSLPESALNQMNLYDDESNGDNANDEERNTVKYNYTLFHIIFFLATQYVATLLTINVQQDDLGDFVPVGRTYFSSWVKIVSSWVCFVLYGWSLIAPVLWPDRFSVHL encoded by the coding sequence ATGGGTGCAGCGATATCTTTGCCGTTGATTCCTATAACATCACTAGCTTCATGCTGTGGAGCGGCTACCTGTTCAGCATTGTGTACTTCGATAGGGGGCACATTccaatcttcaatattgacAAGAATTACATATGCGTTCATTTTGTTACTCAATTCGTTATTTTCATGGATTGCCTTATCACCATTTATAGTCCATAAGCTAGAGAAGGCATCATTTGGTTTTATAAACAATAAATGTGGTCCGGATGGAAGTGAATGTATAAGTTTTACGTCTGTTTACCGTATAAATTTTGCTTTgggaatttttcatctaataTTAGCGGGCTTACTTGTGAATGTTAAATCCACTTCTAACCCCAGAGCCGTTATACAGAATGGATGCtggaaaatgaaaatatttgcatGGTTAAGCTTGATAACTGTAAACTTTTTATTGATTCCTGACAactttttcatattttatGGTAATAATATTGCTATAATCTTCTCGACTATTTTCCTTGGTATCGGTTTGATCTTATTAGTTGATTTTGCTCATGCCTGGGCAGAAACCTGTTTAGAGAAGATAGAAATGGAAGACTTGACAGGGGAAGGTGAATACAATGCGGGCTTTTGGAAGAAGTTGTTAATAGGCGGCACGTTAACGATGTACATATCAAGTATCGTTTTGACAATCATAATGTATTGGTTTTTTGCAGGCAGTGGTTGTAATATGAACAGGACTGCCATTACATTGAATGTAGTCTTTGGTATCATAATTTCCATAATGTCAGTTAATCAAACCATTCAAGAATCTAATCCACACGCTGGCTTAGCACAATCATCGATGGTTGTCATATATTGTACATACTTGGTTATGAGTGCAGTTTCATCAGAGCCAGATGACAAATACTGCAACCCTCTAATTAGATCAAAGGGCACTAGAACGGCAAGCGTTGTATTGGGTGCATTTTTTACATTTATTGCCGTCGCATACACTACAACCAGAGCAGCTGCCAACTCAGCGTTTATCGACTTAGATACTGCTATCGATTCGTCTGATGGATACATAAGCTCGCAACCTAATGTTCGTAATGAAATGAGATACCAAGCCATAAAACAAGCCGTTGACGAAGGCCTGTTACCTGAAAGTGCCTTGAACCAAATGAACTTATATGATGATGAACTGAATGGTGACAATGCtaacgatgaagaaagaaatacCGTGAAATATAACTATACATTGTTCCATataattttcttcttggcTACACAGTATGTTGCTACATTATTAACTATAAACGTTCAACAGGATGATTTGGGTGATTTTGTTCCAGTTGGCAGGACTTACTTTTCTAGCTGGGTTAAAATTGTGAGTTCTTGGGTTTGTTTTGTATTGTATGGCTGGAGTCTTATTGCACCAGTATTGTGGCCGGATAGATTTAGCGTTCACTTGTGA
- a CDS encoding DEHA2E16654p (similar to uniprot|Q12233 Saccharomyces cerevisiae YPR020W), translating into MSAIITKATNTVNGLVNKSTQFVNCATYWGKVSAEVGKIVYKSEGLAPPTQQNFQQVYQNAFKFIKSPQQQKDFLVKAAQFKPTKECAVKAAVYGTQLLGFFSVGEIIGRRSVFGYPSVGSHH; encoded by the coding sequence atgtCTGCCATTATCACCAAAGCCACCAATACCGTTAACGGTTTAGTCAACAAGTCTACTCAATTTGTTAATTGCGCTACTTACTGGGGTAAGGTCAGTGCCGAAGTTGGTAAAATTGTTTACAAAAGTGAAGGGTTAGCACCACCAACACAACAAAACTTCCAACAAGTTTACCAAAATGCATTTAAGTTCATTAAATCTCCACAACAACAAAAGGACTTTCTCGTCAAGGCTGCTCAATTCAAACCAACCAAAGAATGTGCTGTTAAGGCCGCTGTTTATGGTACCCAGTTATTAGGTTTCTTTTCTGTTGGTGAAATAATCGGTAGAAGAAGTGTTTTCGGTTACCCATCCGTAGGTAGCCACCATTAA
- a CDS encoding DEHA2E16808p (similar to CA2174|IPF20096 Candida albicans): protein MKVPKVTSILLVVLLSLSFLNFILKYYTYFVLMVSSSKKLTSDANAIAQETGDVPHPHELFVPLLTFIPTKSPVITRPWVILTSSFIEENFIGLTMSFMLLFYLGKYLENMWGSREYSKFILINIVVTNISIYLYYTLNSIIFHFDTAPPVVISSMGINMGLFVAIKQRISNHYFLFFKGNLRIRVSYLPFILLVACFSLQLLSDDFKISFILCLMDFIISWTYLRYFKIGTNERQSYLLPFAINRKKSNKSKFKFTPVSNTSNKTLVIDNHTSSLHLDSTPLRGDRSEQFSFYTFFPAPLSLLMKVPTTLIFNIFTHYKILNEKDFPEYEDDDTDKLMFEDIDNLQSNLFGLSSLKGAQDVSPIRNASSKLKTIWDWLVSNQKAKVGIKNSMDKRRKLALKELE, encoded by the coding sequence ATGAAAGTTCCAAAAGTTACTAGTATTCTCCTAGTTGTTTTACTTTCGCTTTCGTTTTTAAActttatattaaaatattacaCTTACTTTGTCCTAATGGTTTCATCTTCCAAAAAACTAACATCCGATGCAAACGCTATTGCTCAAGAAACCGGCGACGTACCACATCCTcatgaattatttgttccATTGCTTACATTTATTCCAACAAAATCACCTGTTATTACCAGGCCATGGGTAATTTTGACAAGTAGCTTTATAGAAGAAAACTTTATCGGGTTAACTATGAGCTTTATGTTACTTTTCTATCTTGGGAAATACTTAGAGAATATGTGGGGATCAAGAGAATACTCTAAGtttattttgatcaatATTGTTGTTacgaatatttcaatttatttgtattatacattgaattcaataattttccaCTTTGATACTGCTCCTCCAGTAGTGATATCATCTATGGGGATAAACATGGGATTATTTGTTGCCATTAAACAAAGAATTTCTAATCACTATTTCCTATTCTTCAAAGGAAACCTTAGAATACGTGTTTCGTATTTGCCATTCATTTTACTAGTTGCATGTTTCTCATTACAATTATTAAGTGACGATTTTAAgatatcatttattttatgtCTCATGGATTTCATAATAAGCTGGACTTACTTAcgatatttcaaaataggTACAAATGAAAGACAATCCTATTTGTTGCCATTTGCGATCAACAGAAAAAAGTCCAATAAAAgcaaatttaaatttacACCTGTCAGTAATACTAGTAATAAGACACTTGTTATAGACAATCATACATCATCCTTGCATCTTGATAGTACTCCATTAAGAGGTGATAGATCAGaacaattttctttttacACTTTCTTTCCGGCTCctttatctttattaatgaaagtGCCTACAACATTAATCTTTAATATCTTTACTCACTATAAAATTctaaatgaaaaagattttcCGGAATACGAAGATGACGATACGGACAAGTTAATGTTTGAAGACattgataatttgcaatcaaatttatttgggttatcttcattgaaaGGCGCTCAAGATGTTTCGCCAATTCGTAATGCTAGTTCTAAGTTGAAAACCATTTGGGACTGGCTAGTCAGTAATCAAAAGGCAAAAGTCGGGATAAAAAATAGTATGGATAAGAGAAGAAAGTTAGCattaaaagaattggaataG
- a CDS encoding DEHA2E16764p (similar to uniprot|P30665 Saccharomyces cerevisiae YPR019W CDC54 Essential helicase), protein MSSSPIRDVNDLPEDPSLKESESQSQTQGNQANVPSSPLFFATSSSNPQSEANAPNTRSQRRDVSSPLNYSSSVHHTSDAARGNEAGSSRLRSDRLTSDVDRIIRRHNRSDLHDTNSSPMRRRIFTESSAGHSDGVNVNSSSSQFNTDPMEGNDEPVRVIWGTNVSIQDCSNAFRDFLMNFKFKYRKIMEDRSIEPEDSNLYYINQLNNMRDLGFTNLNLDAKNLLSYPATKKLYYQLINYPQEVIPIMDQTVKDCMVSLIMDNNELTTGNANIDDIETNIYTIRPYNLNAVEKGMRELNPNDIDKLVSVKGLVLRATSIIPDMKVAFFKCNACDHTIAVEIDRGVISEPTKCPREVCGQTNSMMIVHNRSSFADKQVIKLQETPDLVPDGQTPHSINLCVYDELVDCCRAGDRVEVCGIFRSLPVRANSRQRALKNLYKTYLDVVHVKKIDKKRLGADVSTLDQEASDKEQEVEHTRKLSVEEINEIKEVSERDDLYEVLARSLAPSIYEMDDVKKGILLQLFGGTNKTFQKGGRYRGDINVLLCGDPSTSKSQILQYVHKIAPRGVYTSGKGSSAVGLTAYITRDIDTKQLVLESGALVLSDGGVCCIDEFDKMSDSTRSVLHEVMEQQTISIAKAGIITTLNARTSILASANPINSRYDPNLPVTSNIDLPPPLLSRFDLVYLILDKVDEKIDRQLARHLTDMYLEDMPDKVTNNFVLPVEFLTSYIQYAKENYNPVMTEEGKNELVRAYVEMRKLGDDSRSSERRVTATTRQLESMIRLSEAHAKMRLSERVELIDVKEAVRLIKSAIKEYATDPITGRIDMDMVQTGTTAAQRKIQEDLTHEIMNVIEENNNLIRFTDLVVKINEKTSFRVENQDINDAIKRLQQEGKIIEAGDSHRRTIRKVALV, encoded by the coding sequence ATGTCGTCTTCTCCAATTCGTGATGTCAATGATCTTCCTGAAGATCCAAGCTTGAAAGAATCTGAATCTCAATCTCAAACACAAGGTAACCAGGCAAATGTGCCATCATCACCATTGTTTTTTGCTACATCATCGTCCAATCCACAATCTGAAGCTAATGCTCCAAACACACGATCACAAAGAAGGGATGTATCTTCTCCATTAAACTACAGTTCTTCGGTCCATCATACTTCAGATGCTGCTCGAGGAAATGAAGCAGGCTCAAGTAGACTTAGATCCGATAGATTAACGAGTGATGTTGATAGAATCATAAGAAGACATAATAGAAGTGATTTACATGATACTAATTCCTCTCCTATGCGTAGAAGAATTTTCACAGAATCTAGTGCTGGACATAGCGATGGGGTAAACgtgaattcatcatcttcacAGTTTAATACTGATCCAATGGAAGGAAATGATGAACCAGTGAGAGTCATTTGGGGTACCAATGTTTCTATTCAAGATTGTTCTAATGCCTTTAGAGATTTCTTGATgaacttcaaattcaagtaCAGAAAGATTATGGAAGATAGGTCAATAGAACCCGAAGATAGTAACTTGTATTATATTAACCAATTAAATAACATGAGAGATTTAGGTTTCACTAATCTTAACTTGGATGctaaaaatttattgtcCTACCCTGCAACTAAAAAgttatattatcaattaattaattacCCACAAGAAGTTATACCAATTATGGATCAAACGGTTAAGGATTGTATGGTTTCCTTAATAATGGACAATAATGAGTTAACCACTGGAAATGCTAATATTGACGATATTGAAACCAATATTTACACTATTCGTccatataatttaaatgCGGTTGAAAAGGGTATGAGAGAATTAAATCCAAATGACATAGATAAATTAGTCAGTGTCAAAGGTTTAGTTTTAAGGGCTACTTCAATTATTCCAGATATGAAAGTAGCTTTTTTCAAATGTAATGCCTGTGATCATACCATTGCAGTTGAGATTGATAGAGGTGTTATTTCAGAACCAACTAAATGTCCAAGAGAGGTTTGTGGTCAGACAAACTCGATGATGATAGTTCATAATAGATCGTCATTTGCGGATAAACAAGTCATCAAGTTGCAAGAGACCCCAGATTTGGTTCCAGATGGGCAAACTCCGCACTCTATTAATTTGTGTGTATATGACGAGCTAGTTGATTGTTGTCGTGCTGGTGATCGTGTTGAAGTTTGTGGTATTTTCAGATCATTACCTGTCAGAGCTAACTCAAGACAAAGAGCTCTTAAGAACTTATACAAGACATATTTGGATGTTGTTCATGTTAAAAAGATTGATAAGAAAAGGTTAGGGGCTGATGTTAGTACATTAGATCAAGAAGCGTCGGacaaagaacaagaagtaGAACATACCAGGAAATTATCAGTCGAGgaaatcaatgaaattaaagaagttTCTGAAAGAGATGATTTGTATGAAGTTTTAGCGAGATCACTAGCTCCTTCAATTTATGAAATGGATGACGTGAAAAAGGGTATTTTGTTACAATTGTTCGGAGGTACTAATAAAACATTTCAAAAAGGTGGTAGGTATAGAGGTGATATTAATGTCTTATTGTGTGGTGATCCATCTACATCTAAATCTCAAATATTGCAGTATGTACATAAAATTGCGCCTAGAGGGGTATATACATCAGGTAAAGGTTCCTCTGCTGTGGGTTTGACGGCATATATTACTAGGGATATTGATACCAAACAATTGGTATTAGAAAGTGGTGCCTTAGTTTTATCTGATGGTGGTGTCTGTTGTATCGATGAATTTGACAAAATGAGTGACAGCACGCGGTCAGTTTTGCATGAAGTTATGGAACAACAGACTATTTCTATTGCCAAAGCAGGAATTATAACCACATTGAATGCCAGAACGTCTATTTTAGCATCAGCTAATCCAATTAACTCGAGATATGATCCAAACTTACCAGTTACTTCTAACATTGATTTGCCACCTCCGTTATTGTCCAGGTTTGATTTagtatatttgattttagaTAAGGTcgatgaaaaaattgatagaCAATTGGCCAGACATTTAACTGATATGTACCTAGAGGATATGCCAGACAAGGTTACAAATAACTTTGTCTTACCCGTTGAATTCTTAACTTCATATATTCAGTatgcaaaagaaaattataatCCAGTTATGAcagaagaaggaaaaaaCGAACTAGTCAGAGCATACGTAGAGATGAGAAAATTAGGTGATGATAGTAGGTCATCTGAACGGAGAGTTACGGCAACCACGAGACAGTTAGAATCCATGATAAGATTGTCCGAAGCACACGCCAAAATGAGATTATCTGAACGTGTCGAATTAATTGATGTCAAGGAAGCAGTTAGATTAATTAAATCTGCCATTAAAGAATACGCAACGGATCCAATAACTGGTAGAATTGATATGGACATGGTACAGACTGGTACGACTGCGGCCCAAAGAAAGATACAAGAGGATTTGACTCATGAAATTATGAATGTCATAGaggaaaataataatttgataagattCACCGATTTAGTTGTAAAAATCAATGAGAAAACATCATTCAGAGTGGAAAATcaagatattaatgatgcTATCAAAAGATTACAACAAGAAGGGAAAATCATTGAAGCCGGTGATAGTCACAGAAGAACAATCAGAAAAGTGGCCCTTGTGTAA
- a CDS encoding DEHA2E16720p (no similarity), translating to MPPKMLDTTETTNNYPDIVKLKEKYSPQKRIPPPSRGPSESFSKNYKVFATAPKRAGISRNSRNNNGTEIHDLSINLLAPPILGSRNGSPEIRSDDSLSSNGPKRSSNTGGLSPIRRSGSPVRRRHISEIESELNDSLFKGNVGSNHGVSSTSGDKIRHEEPQPTKRQKVSFNHEVEYNDTFTTSSLNDENNLHVTKIPESKMRGYDNEQRKLVERRQEEENAHENSPNKNNSMRINRFMEEVNLRLESLEDTQKKLLDILCKSATEAETINRIIKLQESTIQLQNSIKRDT from the coding sequence ATGCCTCCAAAAATGTTAGATACTACAGAAACTACGAATAATTATCCTGATATTGTAAagttgaaagaaaaatattcgCCTCAAAAGAGAATTCCACCGCCATCTAGAGGCCCCTCAGAATCGTTTTCTAAGAATTACAAAGTATTTGCTACGGCACCCAAGAGAGCAGgaatatcaagaaattcaaggAATAACAATGGTACTGAAATACACGATTtatctattaatttattggcACCACCTATACTAGGATCTAGAAACGGTTCACCCGAAATCAGAAGCGATGATAGTTTAAGCTCTAATGGACCAAAGAGATCATCAAACACTGGGGGACTTTCACCAATAAGAAGAAGCGGATCTCCTGTAAGGAGGCGGCATATATCTGAAATTGAGCTGGAATTGAATGATAGCTTATTTAAAGGGAATGTGGGAAGTAACCACGGAGTAAGTTCAACTCTGGGAGACAAGATAAGACACGAAGAACCTCAACCAACGAAAAGACAGAAAGTCAGCTTTAATCATGAAGTAGAGTATAATGATACTTTTACAACTTCGAGCTTAAATGACGAGAATAACTTGCATGTAACGAAGATACCAGAGTCGAAGATGCGAGGTTACGATAATGAGCAGAGGAAACTAGTAGAAAGAagacaagaagaagagaatgcACACGAGAACTCACCAAACAAGAACAATTCAATGAGAATCAATAGATTCATGGAGGAGGTAAATTTAAGGTTGGAATCTCTTGAGGATACTCAAAAGAAGTTACTAGATATACTATGTAAATCTGCAACGGAAGCAGAGACTATAaacagaattattaaattacaAGAATCTACCattcaattgcaaaattcaataaaacGAGATACTTAA
- a CDS encoding DEHA2E16742p (highly similar to uniprot|P25453 Saccharomyces cerevisiae YER179W DMC1 Meiosis-specific protein required for repair of double-strand breaks and pairing between homologous chromosomes) — MTFEIEAQGAGTIINVDELQNHGINAGDITKLKAAGVCSIASVLSTTRRNMCKIKGLSEVKVEKIKEAAGKLMHSGFIPATVQAELRSRAFTLSTGSKQLDDVLGGGVSSMSITEVFGEFRCGKTQLCHTLCVTAQLPKEMGGSEGKVAYIDTEGTFRPDRIRSIAERFQVDADACLENISYARALNSEHQMELAEQLGLQFADGTYRLLVVDSIMACFRVDYSGRGELNDRQQKLNQHLSSLIRLAEDYNVAVFLTNQVQSDPGASSLFAAADGRKPVGGHILAHASATRILLRKGRGEERVAKLQDSPDMAEKECVYVIGEGGIKDSE; from the exons ATGACATTCGAAATCGAAGCTCAAGGAGCAGGAACTATCATCAATGTAGATGAATTACAAAACCACGGAATTAATGCTGGAGACATCACTAAATTAAAAGCGGCGGGCGTTTGTTCAATAGCG TCAGTCTTGTCAACAACCCGTAGAAATATGTGTAAAATTAAGGGATTAAGTGAAGTTAAGGTTGAAAAAATCAAGGAGGCGGCTGGTAAACTTATG CATTCTGGATTTATACCTGCAACTGTTCAAGCAGAGCTTAGAAGTAGGGCATTTACATTGAGTACAGGCTCTAAGCAATTAGATGATGTTTTAGGAGGTGGAGTTCTGTCGATGAGTATTACTGAGGTGTTTGGTGAATTTAGATGTGGGAAAACTCAATTATGTCACACATTATGTGTTACTGCCCAACTTCCTAAAGAAATGGGAGGAAGCGAAGGCAAGGTTGCTTATATAGATACAGAAGGAACGTTCAGGCCCGATAGAATTAGGTCAATCGCCGAACGATTTCAAGTTGATGCCGACGCTTgtcttgaaaatatttcgTACGCTAGAGCCTTGAATAGTGAACACCAAATGGAATTAGCCGAGCAACTAGGCTTGCAATTTGCCGATGGGACATATAGATTGCTAGTTGTGGACTCAATTATGGCGTGTTTCAGGGTCGATTATTCGGGTAGAGGTGAATTAAATGATAGAcaacaaaaattgaatcaaCATTTATCGAGCTTAATCAGACTTGCAGAAGACTATAATGTCGCAGTGTTCCTTACCAATCAAGTCCAATCTGATCCTGGTGCAAGTTCGTTGTTCGCAGCTGCCGATGGGAGGAAACCTGTGGGAGGTCATATTTTAGCTCATGCTTCTGCCACCAGAATACTCCTTCGTAAAGGTAGAGGAGAGGAAAGAGTTGCAAAGTTGCAAGATAGCCCTGATATGGCAGAAAAAGAGTGTGTTTATGTTATCGGCGAAGGTGGAATTAAAGATAGTGAATAA